One segment of Prionailurus bengalensis isolate Pbe53 chromosome E3, Fcat_Pben_1.1_paternal_pri, whole genome shotgun sequence DNA contains the following:
- the EPO gene encoding LOW QUALITY PROTEIN: erythropoietin (The sequence of the model RefSeq protein was modified relative to this genomic sequence to represent the inferred CDS: inserted 2 bases in 1 codon) produces the protein MCEPAPPXTHSAWHSFLECPALLLLLSLLLLPLGLPVLGAPPRLICDSRVLERYILEAREAENVTMGCAEGCSFSENITVPDTKVNFYTWKRMDVGQQAVEVWQGLALLSEAILRGQALLANSSQPSETLQLHVDKAVSSLRSLTSLLRALGAQKEATSLPEATSAAPLRTFTVDTLCKLFRIYSNFLRGKLTLYTGEACRRGDR, from the exons ATGTGTGAACCTGCTCCTCC AACACACTCAGCCTGGCActcttttctagaatgtcctgCCCTGCTGCTTCTGCTATCTTTGCTGCTGCTTCCCCTGGGCCTCCCAGTCCTGGGCGCCCCCCCTCGCCTCATCTGTGACAGCCGAGTCCTGGAGAGGTACAttctggaggccagggaggccGAAAATGTCACG ATGGGCTGTGCTGAAGGCTGCAGCTTCAGTGAGAATATCACTGTGCCAGACACCAAGGTCAACTTCTACACCTGGAAGAGGATGGAC GTCGGGCAGCAGGCTGTGGAAGTCTGGCAGGGCCTCGCCCTGCTCTCAGAAGCCATCCTGCGGGGCCAGGCCTTGCTGGCCAACTCCTCCCAGCCATCTGAGACCCTGCAGCTGCATGTGGATAAAGCCGTCAGCAGCCTGCGCAGCCTCACCTCCCTGCTTCGGGCACTGGGAGCCCAG AAGGAAGCCACCTCCCTTCCAGAGGCAACCTCTGCTGCTCCACTCCGAACATTCACTGTCGATACTTTGTGCAAACTTTTCCGAATCTACTCCAACTTCCTGCGGGGAAAGCTGACGCTGTACACAGGGGAGGCCTGCCGAAGAGGAGACAGGTGA
- the POP7 gene encoding ribonuclease P protein subunit p20, translated as MAENREPRGAVEAELDPVEYTLRKRLPHRLPRRPNDIYVNMKTDFKAQLARCQKLLDGGARGQNSCSEIYIHGLGLAINRAINIALQLQAGSFGSLQVAANTSTVELVDELEPETDTREPLTRIRNNSAIHIRVFRVTPK; from the coding sequence ATGGCGGAAAATCGAGAGCCCCGCGGGGCCGTCGAGGCTGAGCTGGACCCGGTGGAGTATACCCTTCGGAAGCGGCTCCCCCACCGCCTGCCCCGGAGACCCAATGACATTTACGTCAACATGAAGACTGACTTTAAAGCCCAGCTGGCCCGCTGCCAAAAGCTTCTGGACGGAGGGGCTCGgggtcagaactcatgcagtgaGATCTACATTCATGGCTTGGGCCTGGCCATCAACCGTGCCATCAACATTGCTCTACAGCTTCAGGCGGGCAGCTTCGGGTCCTTGCAGGTGGCTGCCAATACCTCCACCGTGGAGCTCGTCGATGAGCTGGAACCAGAGACTGATACCCGAGAGCCGCTGACCCGCATCCGCAACAACTCGGCCATCCACATCCGTGTTTTCAGGGTTACACCCAAGTAA